A stretch of Primulina tabacum isolate GXHZ01 chromosome 13, ASM2559414v2, whole genome shotgun sequence DNA encodes these proteins:
- the LOC142522343 gene encoding protein NRT1/ PTR FAMILY 3.1-like: protein MGIMKQRCLSVENKRGGMITMPFIFANEIGEKLAVVGFTTNMISYLTSQLHLPITKAANTVTNFGGTAAMTPLLGAFTADAFAGRFWTITIASIIYQIGMTLLTISTIVPNLRPPPCKNGESCKEADSSQLAILYISLLLTAIGSGGIRPCVISFGADQFDENDPKQKKVTWKFFNWYYFFMGTSILVSNTVIVYVQDNVGWGWGLGIPSIAMSFSIITFVIGYPLYRNLDPAGSPFTRLVQVVVAAYRKRKVARVSDASLLYENEEIDAGISLGGKLVHTQSMKFLDKGSIVTQEDDPKAPNPWKLSTVHRVEELKTVIRMTPIWAAGILLITGAAQQNTFALQQAKSMNRHLTKNFQIPAASMSVFTQLTMLLTIVFYDRIFVRVARRFTGLERGISYLTRMGIGFSASLLATFTAGFIEIRRKNAASANGLIDKPHEMIPISVFWLMPQYCLHGVAEAFSSIGHLEFFYDQAPESMRSTSMALFWLSISAGSYTSTLLVTIVHKYSAGKNGSNWLPDDNLNRGKLEYFYWLVAFLQFLNLIYYVFCTKIYTYKPIRARVIEENRLQEDMIEVTSHV, encoded by the exons ATGGGAATCATGAAGCAGCGTTGCCTAAGCGTCGAGAACAAACGAGGTGGCATGATCACCATGCCCTTCATCTTTG CAAATGAAATAGGTGAGAAATTGGCAGTGGTTGGATTTACTACAAACATGATCAGCTACTTGACAAGCCAATTACATTTGCCGATCACGAAGGCGGCGAATACGGTCACCAACTTTGGCGGAACCGCCGCCATGACGCCGCTGCTCGGGGCTTTCACAGCCGACGCATTCGCTGGAAGGTTTTGGACCATTACAATTGCTTCAATCATATACCAAATA GGGATGACCCTTTTGACAATATCCACAATCGTACCAAATTTAAGGCCTCCACCATGCAAAAACGGGGAATCCTGCAAGGAGGCCGATTCCAGCCAACTTGCCATCTTATACATCTCATTATTGCTAACCGCGATAGGCTCCGGTGGGATCCGCCCGTGCGTGATCTCGTTCGGCGCGGACCAATTCGACGAAAACGACCCGAAACAAAAGAAAGTGACATGGAAGTTCTTCAATTGGTACTATTTTTTCATGGGAACATCAATCTTGGTGTCAAACACAGTGATAGTTTATGTTCAAGATAATGTTGGATGGGGTTGGGGACTCGGTATTCCTAGTATTGCTATGTCGTTTTCGATCATAACTTTTGTAATCGGGTACCCTTTGTATCGGAACTTGGATCCGGCCGGAAGCCCGTTCACGCGGCTGGTGCAGGTGGTGGTCGCGGCGTACCGGAAGAGGAAGGTGGCCAGGGTTTCTGATGCTAGCTTGCTGTATGAAAATGAGGAGATTGATGCTGGGATTTCTCTTGGTGGGAAACTTGTTCATACTCAAAGCATGAA ATTCTTGGACAAGGGCAGCATCGTAACACAAGAAGACGACCCCAAAGCCCCCAACCCCTGGAAACTCAGCACTGTCCATCGAGTCGAAGAACTCAAAACCGTAATCCGAATGACACCCATTTGGGCCGCCGGAATCCTCCTCATTACCGGCGCCGCCCAGCAGAACACGTTCGCCCTCCAACAGGCCAAATCCATGAACCGCCACCTCACCAAAAACTTCCAAATCCCGGCCGCTTCTATGTCCGTCTTCACTCAGTTAACCATGCTCCTAACCATAGTATTCTACGATCGAATCTTTGTCCGCGTAGCCCGCAGGTTCACTGGCCTGGAACGCGGCATCTCTTATCTAACCCGCATGGGAATAGGCTTCAGTGCCTCGCTACTCGCGACGTTCACCGCCGGATTCATCGAAATCCGTCGCAAAAACGCCGCCTCGGCGAATGGGTTGATCGACAAGCCACATGAGATGATTCCGATATCGGTTTTCTGGCTGATGCCACAGTACTGTCTGCATGGAGTAGCGGAGGCTTTTAGTTCAATCGGGCACCTCGAGTTCTTCTACGACCAGGCGCCGGAGAGCATGCGGAGCACTTCCATGGCTCTGTTCTGGCTTTCGATATCGGCGGGGAGTTATACGAGTACCCTTTTGGTTACTATTGTACACAAGTACAGTGCGGGGAAGAATGGGTCGAATTGGTTGCCGGATGACAATTTGAATAGAGGGAAACTCGAGTATTTCTACTGGTTAGTGGCGTTTCTGCAGTTCTTGAACTTGATTTATTACGTTTTTTGCACTAAAATTTATACATACAAGCCAATTCGGGCTCGTGTAATAGAAGAAAATCGGCTGCAAGAAGATATGATAGAGGTAACAAGCCATGTTTAA